TTGTTTAAATTTCAAATTATAAATAATGAGAGATATCAAATCTGGGGTTTATTTAGTTTAATTTCAATTTTATAACTTTGCTTTTATGAAATTAGCTGATAATCTTACCCAAAAGCTTGAAAATCGAAAGCAGAATAACTCTTTGAGGAAATTGCCAAGTTTTAATAATCTTGTTGATTTTTCTTCCAATGATTATATTGGATTTTCCAAATCAGAATCTATTTTTAAGCTTTCGCATCATTATCTGATCGAAAATGATATCATTCAGAATGGTGCAACGGGTTCCCGGTTAATTTCTGGTAATCATTCTTTATATCAAATAGCGGAATCTTTTATTGCGCAATTTCATGATGCAGAATCGGCTTTAATTTTTAATTCGGGTTACGATGCCAATCTGGGTTTTTTCAGCGCTGTACCGCAACGAAATGATGTTATTCTGTATGATGAACTAAGTCATGCTTCTATTCGGGATGGTATTGTTATGTCGAATGCCAAATCATATAAATTCAATCATAATGATTTTGAAGATTTAGAACGATTAATTATTAAATTCCAATCTTCTAAATCTCAAATTCCAACAAACATTTACATAGTTACCGAAACTGTTTTTTCTATGGATGGTGATTCTCCAAATCTGGAAGAACTAGTCATTTTGTCCGAAAAATACAATTGCTATTTAGTGGTTGACGAAGCGCATACTTTGGGGGTTTTTGGAGAAAAAGGCGAAGGTTTGACACAATATTTGCAATTACATAATAGAATTTTTGCCAGAATCATGACCTTCGGAAAAGGTTTGGGCTGCCATGGTGCGGCCATTTTAGGAAATGCAGCGCTTAGAGAATATCTGGTAAACTTTGCCCGAAGCTTTATTTATACCACAGGATTATCACCACATTCTGTCTCTACAATTTTAACTGCATATCATCAACTTGAAATCGAAAGTGAGATGATCGAAAAGTTGCGTCAAAACATTGTATTTTTTAATCAACAGAAAAACTTGTTAGGTTTAAAACCAATGTTTGTTCGAAGTAAATCGGCGATACAATCTGCCATTATTCCGGGTAACGAAAATGTAAAACGTTTGGCGCAGCAACTGCAAGATAAAGGTTTTGATGTAAAAGCAATACTTTCGCCAACAGTGCCGGAAGGACAGGAGCGTCTTCGTTTTTGTATTCACAGTTATAATTCAGAGGGCGAAATTAATCAGATTCTTGAATTGTTAAGAAATTTCGTATTTTAGCTCGCGGATGAAACGGATTTAACGGGTTCACGCAGATAATTATGGCTGATTTATTACACAAAGAAATATCTAAACCCATTTTACAAATATTTTACGATGTCTATAATCAACTAGGCTATGGTTTTCTTGAAAAAGTGTATCAAAATGCAATGTATTTTGAATTAATAGCTCAAGGTTATAAAGTTGAAGCTCAAAAACAAATAAAAGTTTATTATAAAAATAAATTAGTTGGTGAATTTTATGCTGACTTGCTAGTTGAAGATGCTATAATTTTGGAGCTTAAAGCTTGCGAATATTTAGTCAGTTCACATATTGCCCAATTGCTGAACTACTTAAAATCGACACAAATTGAAGTTGGTTTGGTTTTAAATTTTGGAGAAACCCCGGATTTTAAACGTTTAGTTTATACGAATGACAGAAAACCAAACTTAAAAAATCTACAATAAGATATTCAATAAAGTATAGTATCAACTTTATTTTTATGAAGAATAGAATAAAGAAACTGTGACGATCAGTTAAACCCGCGTTATCTGTGGGCAAAATCCCAATTAAAAAAAAAATATAATCTTTTTGTAACGTTTTGATGATTCGATTACTTACGAGTTGTAATTACAATTTAAGATTTCAATTTTTACTTTTAAATTAATAACATGAAAAATATATTTACATCGGTAATAGTGGCAATTGCATTTGTTTTTAGTGCAACAACCCAAGCCCAAGCACAATCTCCAAAACTTGAAAATTCACTTCTTTGGGAAGTTTCGGGAAACGGATTATCTCAGCCTACTTATTTGTATGGAACAATTCACATGATCTGTTCAGGAGATTATTTTCTTTCTGAGAAAACAAAGAAAGCATTAGATCAGGTCAATAAACTGGTTTTGGAAATTGATCTTAATGACCCAAAAGAGTTAACCGAAATGCAGCAGTTAGCAATGGGAAAAGAACCGTTAAGTAAAAAACTTAATGCGGAACAATTGTCTAAACTAGATGTAATTCTGAGAAAGTCTGCAGGAATGACTGTTCAGCAAGTAGATGCTTTTAGTTTAGTGACTGTGATGAGTTTAATTTCGATGAAAACATTTGGCTGCAATGATTTGAAATTTTATGAAATGGAATTTATAGAAAAGGCAAAAAGTCGAAATATTGAAATTGCAGGTTTGGAAACGGTAAAGTCTCAGTTTAAATCTTTGGAAGATGCTTATTCTGATTCAGAAATTATTGAAATGCTGGAAGAATCAGATGTAGAGGAAACAAAACAATTGGTTGCAGACTACAAGCTCGAAAATTTAGACACTTTGTATAAAAATATCACCGGAGAAAATAAAATGAATGCTAAGGCTAAAAAATTTATGCTCGACGACAGAAACCTTAATTGGGTAAAGGCTTTACCTGAGATGATGAAAAAAGAAAGTTTGTTTGTTGCGGTGGGATCAGCCCATTTGGCTGGAGATTCAGGAATAATTAATTTGTTAAGAAAAGCAGGATATACAGTCAAACCAATAATGAATTAAGATTGTTTTGAAGGGAAAAGAACAGGAGTTTTTGAGTAAAATGGAGCGCCATAAAGGAATCTTGTATAAAGTTTCTAAAATGTATATGGACAATTCTGATGATCAGCAGGATCTTTTTCAGGAGATTGTTTGTCAGCTCTGGAAATCATACGATTCTTTTAGAAATGAAAGTCAGTTTTCGACCTGGATGTATAGGGTTGCAATTAATACGGCAATTGTTTTTTTAAAGAAAGAAAAACGTAAAGTTGATAAATATGAGATTACCTCAGAGAATATTAAAGAGGATGAGAGCGATTCTCAGTTAAAAGAAAGTCAGTTGGATCATTTTTATAAAGCAGTTCAGAAACTGGAAAAGATTGATAAGGCGATTATTTTTTTTCAGTTAGAAGGTTTTTCGCATAAGGAAATAGGAGAGAATCTTGGTATATCTGAGGGAAATGCAAGAGTGAAATTAAACAGAGCAAAAGAGAAACTAAAAGAAATTATTAAAAATCAGGGATATGGATTTTAACGATATACAAAACGCATGGAATAACGAAAAGAGCGAAAATGTTATTCTTCCTAATAATCTGGAAAAAATACAAGCCGTACATACGCCTCTCGGCAGGATTAAAAGAAATCTTAAAAATGAATTGATTTATCAGATCGTTTCAATTGGTGCAATTGGTTTTGTACCATTGTTTTACGATTTTCCCGAAAAAATGATCATTTTATATTATTTGCTCTTCAGTTTTTATGTGATGGTTTGCATTTATTATTTGATAAAGTTTTATTCTTTTTATAAAAGATTAAGTGCAATAACTTTAAAAACTAAAGACAGTTTGTACGAAACGTATTTTGATATCAGGTTAAATATGGAATTATACAAGACGTATGGGTTTGCTTTAACGCCATTTTTAATTTTGTATTTAATAGGTCTTTTTTATTACACGTCCTCTAAGGTTCCCGGATTTCTTTCTAAAGATTTTACGAATTACCAATTAATAACATTGTTTTCGGTAGTTGTTTTTACCATGATTTTTATGGGGATTTCTTTAGAATGGTGGGTAAAGAAATTTTATGGCAAGTCTGCAGAAGAAATAAGAAAAGTCATCGACGAATTGAAAGAAGAATAGAATACAGCCATCATAATTGATGGCTTGTTGTTTTTATTGATATTTTTGTACTCCATTAATATAATAAAATGAAAATATTCATAACAGGGATTTCAACCGATGTGGGTAAAACTGTAACTTCTGCAATTGTAGTTGAAGCTTTAGAAGCGGATTATTGGAAACCTATTCAGGCCGGAGATTTAGATAATTCAGACAGCCATAAAGTAAAGGCACAAGTTTCAAATTCCAAATCACAATTTTATCCAAACGCTTATAAATTAAATACACCGGCAAGTCCGCATTTAGCTGCAGAAATTGACGGAATCACAATTGATTTAAAAGAAATTAAAGAACCAAAAACCAAAAACCATTTAGTTATTGAAGGAGCAGGTGGAATTTTTGTACCATTAAATGAAAAAGATACAATTGTAGATTTGATCCAACCCGAGTATAAGATAATTGTAGTTTCAAGACATTATTTGGGAAGTATCAATCATACCTTGCTCACAATTGAAGCAATTCAGCATCGCGGATTTCAGGTTGATGGAATTGTTTTTAGTGGAAACGAAAACAAATCGACCGAGAGTTTAATTCTCAATAAAACAGGAATAAAATGCATTGGAAGAATAGAGGAAGAACCGTATTTTGATCAAAAT
The sequence above is drawn from the Flavobacterium sp. N2038 genome and encodes:
- a CDS encoding aminotransferase class I/II-fold pyridoxal phosphate-dependent enzyme; this encodes MKLADNLTQKLENRKQNNSLRKLPSFNNLVDFSSNDYIGFSKSESIFKLSHHYLIENDIIQNGATGSRLISGNHSLYQIAESFIAQFHDAESALIFNSGYDANLGFFSAVPQRNDVILYDELSHASIRDGIVMSNAKSYKFNHNDFEDLERLIIKFQSSKSQIPTNIYIVTETVFSMDGDSPNLEELVILSEKYNCYLVVDEAHTLGVFGEKGEGLTQYLQLHNRIFARIMTFGKGLGCHGAAILGNAALREYLVNFARSFIYTTGLSPHSVSTILTAYHQLEIESEMIEKLRQNIVFFNQQKNLLGLKPMFVRSKSAIQSAIIPGNENVKRLAQQLQDKGFDVKAILSPTVPEGQERLRFCIHSYNSEGEINQILELLRNFVF
- a CDS encoding GxxExxY protein, with the translated sequence MADLLHKEISKPILQIFYDVYNQLGYGFLEKVYQNAMYFELIAQGYKVEAQKQIKVYYKNKLVGEFYADLLVEDAIILELKACEYLVSSHIAQLLNYLKSTQIEVGLVLNFGETPDFKRLVYTNDRKPNLKNLQ
- a CDS encoding TraB/GumN family protein; amino-acid sequence: MKNIFTSVIVAIAFVFSATTQAQAQSPKLENSLLWEVSGNGLSQPTYLYGTIHMICSGDYFLSEKTKKALDQVNKLVLEIDLNDPKELTEMQQLAMGKEPLSKKLNAEQLSKLDVILRKSAGMTVQQVDAFSLVTVMSLISMKTFGCNDLKFYEMEFIEKAKSRNIEIAGLETVKSQFKSLEDAYSDSEIIEMLEESDVEETKQLVADYKLENLDTLYKNITGENKMNAKAKKFMLDDRNLNWVKALPEMMKKESLFVAVGSAHLAGDSGIINLLRKAGYTVKPIMN
- a CDS encoding RNA polymerase sigma factor; this translates as MKGKEQEFLSKMERHKGILYKVSKMYMDNSDDQQDLFQEIVCQLWKSYDSFRNESQFSTWMYRVAINTAIVFLKKEKRKVDKYEITSENIKEDESDSQLKESQLDHFYKAVQKLEKIDKAIIFFQLEGFSHKEIGENLGISEGNARVKLNRAKEKLKEIIKNQGYGF
- the bioD gene encoding dethiobiotin synthase, whose protein sequence is MKIFITGISTDVGKTVTSAIVVEALEADYWKPIQAGDLDNSDSHKVKAQVSNSKSQFYPNAYKLNTPASPHLAAEIDGITIDLKEIKEPKTKNHLVIEGAGGIFVPLNEKDTIVDLIQPEYKIIVVSRHYLGSINHTLLTIEAIQHRGFQVDGIVFSGNENKSTESLILNKTGIKCIGRIEEEPYFDQNVIKEYADLFRDNLLNL